The SAR324 cluster bacterium genome includes a window with the following:
- a CDS encoding AarF/ABC1/UbiB kinase family protein, with the protein MKKKLLTRGMAIARLGMKAHSFKKNEDETVRDAARSYLVQQMGQLKGLPQKVGQIISMSASEKENPQFMKLVNQGEALPLSVILELLETSWRCSPFDVLESIEETGMAASLGQVHRAFLKDGREVAVKIRYPGIRDAVHNDLKMLGWLSAPFGGMKKFDMEEYQRVFSETLNQEMDYLRECQQQKQFYQLSKNSRIYSWIVPEVIDAWCTDQVLMTSWEQGEDIHAVCQNWSREEKKQLQTIIADIFFKCVFDAGVFHADPHPGNYAFRKRDGRIEVVMYDFGCVANLSTEARMAILKLYEGVCGQGKYSPYPWYVYLGFNETYLEPIAPKIPWFTEVLMEPFACEIKFDLSRWNRTARIAEMMADDRWNIRIAAPPSILLLMRGFAGLFYYLERLGPEMWLYLYMQDLLKQFEKELLDTIPPVVRLQPVYDDMARWLKIKVTEYGATKVQITMKRSAVEDLEELLPQDIAQKVRDQNIDLSHLVAEARANIFRPGDIFIMEIPERHKLIRVWLE; encoded by the coding sequence ATGAAAAAAAAATTGCTCACAAGAGGAATGGCAATTGCCCGTCTGGGAATGAAAGCGCACTCCTTCAAAAAAAATGAAGATGAAACTGTTCGTGACGCCGCAAGAAGTTATCTGGTTCAACAGATGGGACAGTTGAAAGGTTTGCCTCAAAAAGTGGGACAAATTATTTCCATGTCGGCCTCAGAAAAGGAAAACCCGCAGTTCATGAAGCTGGTAAATCAGGGGGAAGCCCTGCCCTTGTCGGTGATTCTGGAGTTGCTGGAAACATCGTGGCGCTGTTCCCCGTTTGATGTGCTGGAATCAATTGAGGAAACCGGGATGGCCGCATCGCTTGGTCAGGTGCACCGCGCGTTTTTGAAAGATGGCCGGGAGGTCGCGGTTAAAATACGTTATCCGGGGATCAGGGATGCGGTACACAACGATTTGAAAATGCTGGGATGGTTATCCGCGCCTTTTGGCGGTATGAAAAAATTTGATATGGAAGAATACCAACGGGTTTTTTCTGAAACCCTGAATCAGGAGATGGACTATCTCCGGGAATGCCAACAACAGAAACAGTTTTATCAGTTGTCGAAAAACAGTCGAATTTACTCCTGGATCGTTCCTGAAGTGATTGACGCCTGGTGTACCGATCAGGTGTTGATGACTTCATGGGAGCAAGGCGAGGATATTCATGCGGTCTGTCAAAACTGGTCAAGGGAGGAAAAAAAACAACTTCAAACCATCATTGCGGATATTTTTTTCAAATGCGTGTTTGACGCAGGTGTCTTTCATGCGGATCCTCATCCCGGAAACTACGCTTTTCGCAAACGCGATGGCCGGATTGAAGTGGTGATGTATGATTTTGGCTGTGTCGCGAATCTTTCAACAGAAGCCAGGATGGCCATTCTTAAACTTTATGAAGGGGTTTGCGGTCAGGGAAAATATTCGCCCTATCCCTGGTATGTTTATCTCGGGTTCAATGAAACTTATCTGGAACCGATCGCTCCTAAAATTCCCTGGTTCACGGAAGTTCTGATGGAACCGTTTGCCTGTGAAATCAAATTTGATCTGAGTCGCTGGAACCGCACTGCCAGAATTGCCGAAATGATGGCCGATGATCGCTGGAATATCCGCATTGCCGCACCTCCCTCCATTTTGTTGTTGATGCGGGGATTTGCGGGATTGTTTTATTATCTGGAACGATTGGGGCCTGAAATGTGGCTTTATCTCTACATGCAGGATCTTCTGAAACAATTTGAAAAAGAACTGCTGGATACAATTCCGCCAGTGGTCAGACTACAACCTGTGTATGACGACATGGCACGATGGCTTAAAATCAAGGTCACAGAATATGGTGCCACCAAAGTTCAGATCACCATGAAACGCTCGGCTGTGGAAGATCTGGAAGAACTGTTACCTCAGGATATTGCACAGAAAGTCAGGGATCAAAATATTGATTTGTCTCATCTTG